CGACAACAAGCTACCTGACGCGCCGCCCTCACCCTCGACTGCTCGgcacgcggccgcggcggtcACCTCCAGGTCTTGGTAGTTCTTCTGAACAGACGTGTACACGACTTGGAGggcctccttcgccgcggtctcgtccgccacctcctTCCGCAGCTCTGAGTAGAAACAAAGataagtcttggcaaagttaAGTACACCAAACTTAATCTCGACACTTACCCGCGATGCATCTCCTTCCCTCCTCTATCTCCGCATTCGCAGCGGTGAGGGTGGTCTCGGTAGTGAGGATGGCATTCCCCTGACTCTCGATGAGGGCCTCCTTCTGTACAAGGAAGACGGCCTGCGCCTCGCAGGTCTCATCCAGCTGAGCTACCCTCACCGTGAGCTCCTCCACTTTCTCACGCAAAGCAACGATCTGCTGCTGGGTCTCCTGGGCCCTCTGCTCGGCAGTCGCCCTTTGCGCCTCGATCTCTTGGGCCTTCCGCTCCGCCGCGACTCTCTGGGCGTCGTGCTCCTCAATGGCCTGGGCCAGCTCCTCCTTCCACGCACGATCTTGTGCCCCCAGGTCGGACACCAAGGTGTTGGCCTCGCACAGTCGCGCGATCAGACTGGCATTCCATTGCTCGAGCCATTGCACCTTGGAGGATTGCTGGGCGAGCTCGGTGCTCTTGTCGTGCGAGATTTGCCTCAGCCGCTGCGAGTGGAGGGTGTAAGCGGAAGATACATAAATAGTATCAAATGCAGACAAGTCTTGGGGAAGGACACTTACCTTGCTGATCTGGAAATCCGTCGTCTTATGGAGCTgaaaggcgcggtcgagggcggcCTGGATCTGGGATCCAACCTCGTACTACGCCTtccagacctcctcctcctgctacTCGTTGCGATCCGGGGCAACCCCGTGCTGAACCATCCCCAACTCGACTCCCGCGGAGCCGGAGGCACCGGGGCAGTATTCGGGGCAACCTGCGGCATTTCCACCGTCGGCTGCAGCACTTGGCTGCACCACCGGCTCATCCACCAGGTCCTCCGACCCCATCGCCAGTGTCTCCTCTGCCACCAATGTGGCCCTCTCGTCCCTAGCCCCCCCGGGCCCCGGGACGAGGCCCTCTCCTTCCACCTGACCGACGGGCTGCTCCAGCGCAGCCCCGTCTCTTTCGCCGGCATTCGGCCGGGCGGCTTCCTCCGTGCCGCCTCAGCCGACCTCCCCTTTAGCATTCGGCCGGGTGGCCTCCTCCATGCCACCTCGGCCGACCTCCCCTTCAGCATTCGGCCAGGCGGCCTCCTCCATGCCGCCTCGGCCAGCCTCTCTCCCAGTACATGGCTGGGTACCCTCCTCCGGGGCGTGCCCGCCAGCGTCGTCCGCGCCAGTCAGCACCTGGGCCGACGCGGCCCCTCGGGCCATCGCCACCCAGAGCACCTCGGCCATCTCCTCCACCTACCGAGGCCCCCCGCTCGGGGGGCTGTGGCACCGTGCTCGGCATCGCGGACCTCCctgtcttgagggccttggtggGCACCAGCAGAGGGGTCCGGGCGGTGGGAACTTTCATGCTGAGCCAAAGGGGGTGTCAAAACAGGGGAAAATGGCTGACAAAAAGCAAAAAATGCATGGAAGGAAATGTACCCCGACACGGCGTCGAGCCTGCGCTTCTTCGAGCCGCTTCTCGGGGGCCTCGACGACCCGCTGGCTCCCGCCAAGCGACCACCAGGTGCCGCACCCGGGTCGGTCTGACCCCTCGGCGGCGATGCCTGTTCGAGGGTCCCCGCGTTCGGCTGTGCGTGGTACCCCTCGACCGGCGATCGAGCGCACGTGTCCTCGCCCTCGACCCTCTCCATGTCGGACTCGGGCCACATCGAGTAGTCGACTTGTCCTGCCTCCGCCGGGGACGGGGACTCCGGCTCCGGCGTGGAGTCGAGCGTTGGAATGGGTGTCTTGCCCTCTCGCTCTGGCGCCCGGTTCTCCTTCTCCCGTGCCTCCTTCTCGTCCCTCTTCCAGTCGCGGTGCCGCTTCTCCgcgtccttcttctccttcttcctctccgcgAACTCGCGGTTCACGGTCCGGGTCTTAGGGAGCAGAGGGACCGAGTGGTACCCCTTGTGGCTCACCCCCTGTGAACGAAATCAGGATCAGCCAAAAACGGCAACCATAATGCCATGGCTCGGAAACGAAACTTACTACTTGGATGTACCCCTTGTTGGGGCGCATTGGGAGCTTCCACAGATCCCCGTGACCGCTGGAAGGGTGGGACACCGCCCGGATGGCTCTATGCGAAGCGACCTCCTGGGAAAGCGGCTCCGCCGCCATCCAGGTACCCTCGAACGGCACGTCCTCTGTCATCCCAAAGAGAGGAAGCTTCCTCTCCATGAGGGTAAGCACCTTCCGCTGATGGAAGCGCGCGATGACGACGGCAGCGGTCAGCCCCTTGTTCGCCAGACGATGGAATGCGTCGGTGTACACCTTGAGCCTCGCCTGGCGATTGGGGGGCGACACCCCATACCCCCCAGGCGTCCGGCTTCTCCAGCAGCACCTTGCCAGAGTACGCCGGGAGCCGCTCGTCGTCGTTGTGAAGATAGAACCAACCTCGGTCCCACTCGCaattgttcgtcgtcatcttgcagGGGATGTAGAGGTCCTTCCTTGACCCCTGCAGCTGAAGTGTCAGGCCCCCGGCGCGGATGGGCCTCGTCACCCACGCCGAGATGTACTTGGTGTAGAGCTCGCCCCGGAAGAGGTGCCTCCACATGTCCCAGTGGACCGGGATCCCCAAGTAGCCCTCGCAAACGGCAACGAAGACCGTTGACTGTGAGATGGCGTTGGGGGCGAAGTTGTGCAACCTCCACCCCGTAGTGGTGGCAGAGTGCATGAACAAACCTGCCGGCGGGGATGCCGAAGCCCCACTCATGCAGCCGTGCCAGACTGATGATGTAGCTGCTCGGAGGGTTCGGCGTCGTCAGCGACCTCGGCGCGATCCACACCGGGCACGCTGGATCATCGTTCGGCGGGAGCAGCCCGCTGGCGACTAGCAACTCCAGGTACTGCCGGTCGGTGGTGGACCGGCCCCATGGCACCGGGTCGACGAGCTGCACCGGCACTTTCGCCATCGCGACGATGGGAGGAAGTGGGGAAAGAGGACTCAAGGAAGGGAAAGGTGCGCCtgctctctctgtctctctttttctctttcgtcTGTGTGCCCGAGCGAGGGacggcgagaggaggaagaaggtaatGGCAAGGTAAGCCGAACCGCCTCGTCCGCACCCCCCTATTTAACCGCAGCAGCGAGGCAGATTCCCCACGGTGTTTCCAAATCTTCTGCATTCAATGTGGTAGATACCGTTGACACTGCCAGCTGGGCCCCACAATCGCGGAAGCACACGCGCGTGCGCAGTAATTGCCGTAGGGTAGTTTTCGAAGCAGCGCAGGCGCACTGTTAATTACATCCCATCACTCTGCGACCGCCTGCGCCGTTCCGTCTGCCCGAGAACGCCACTTCAAAAGGCGCACCCGCTCCGCCCGCATCGGGCCACGACGCACGTTACTCCACGACGCCGCACGTTACGCCGAAAACTGTGACGGAATATCCCCCCGGGGGGGTTCCTTACTAACGAAGGAACTGTTATTCCGAGCCCTACTGATTAGGGGTTCGAGGGCCGACCCGTCGGGGGTTCGAACGGCCACCCTAGATCAACAGGGTAAGGGGCAACCCAAGCATGCTCATACAAAGCCTAagcctcgaacgcggagttcgagatgcCCGACGTTGTGTTCGAGGCCGGACAGAGGTGGCTAGTAcgagggatcccatcgagggagagcaccgagccctcggacccaatCGAACGGGTTCGAGCCCTGCCTAGCAAACCTCTGCAAGCGCATCATGGGACGTGTCTCCGGACCACGAGCTGACCCTGACCGAATGGGGCACAGACGTTCCCTCGAACCACCCGCTAACAGCTCGCCGAAACATCCATGtctcgcggcccgggcaaggGTAGCATGGCTTGTTTCACCGCTCCTCCTTGCGAAAAGGCAGACCGAGGGTCGTACCAACAAGATGAGGGTTCCCCTGATCGCCCTCACATGGGCTGGGACTCGGGGGCCTCCTCGCACATCTCGACAAGAGCCATACCCTCGAATGAACCGGTCACCGACCGGTGGAGAAGTCCTGCGTCTCGGACTGACCCCCTTGCACGCTTAACGAGCTGTTTGAATTGGTTCAAAGGGAGCACGTGTCGCATTTCCAGCTGAAAGGaacgccgatgccggctgaaacgAATGCTGAGTGGCCCTGCAACCCCATCAACCAAACAAGCATCATGCTCATAGCCCTCGGACAAGTGttccactcctccaaggcctcgggggctacacccgcagGTGCGCTGACGCACCCCCACGGAAAGAACTTGACCAGCTCGAGGGAAAAAACCCCTAGTAATCAAACAGGAAGCAAAACCGCACCAAAGAAGTAAAGACTTCATTGCTTTTTGTGGAccaagattacaaagggttaccggctcggagccgtcgaaagatacaaacgcattgccacctacgtggcaactttgcctgtcttggggaggagcgagcgccgaCGAATAGCACCGAGTCCTTGGCCGACATAGCGACCAGGCTGCTCGGGATTGCAAGAAGCAACCCCTAGAGCGCACGGGTCCGAAGGGATGCCcttctcgcaagctttcttctagcttctcctccaccgaagaccttgcggggggtcaagctggcggacagcaccctcgaCGTCATCTCCCTGAGTGCAACCTTGTCGCCGACAGAGACGGTGCGAAGAACGGCCGCCAAACCTGGCGCCGACGCCATGATCAGGTGCCTCAACgccccttcaggctgagggacatcgcagaagcaggtCCTCATGGGCCCGATGTTCTTCTGCTGattccactgaagctgagggacgGTGAGGACGCCTTCTCCAGCTATCgcccaccgctcgcaagcattcttctagcgtcAAGGCCTAAAGAAGCCAGGCTACCCTATCCAGGGGTCGGCCATGAAAGGCGAATAAGAATATTACGAGGCTTAGGCAAAGCTAGGAGCAACAGCAGGGAGAGTTGGAGAAGAAGGGGAGTCCCAGGACTCCTATTTATAGCCACATCGGGCGCCAAGCCTAGCCTACCGCTGGGGCAAGGTTTGGATCGCCCGTGATGGCACGACACCCCACGAACAATGCCCTCGGTTATCGTACCAAGACACGACCAGACCAGGCAAAGCCGAGTCCCTGGACGCCAAGCAGCGTCGCATCAgcgctggccgactgccctcgaacggcgtgtCACAAGGCAACCAGGCAAGGTAGAGCTGAGACCCTGCGTGCCGGACAGCGCGACACCAGTGCTGGCCGCAGAGCGACAGGCGCCATCATGACCCTGGCCTGCTCAGTGTGCTGGCGCGTCTCGTCACCGAAACAAAACAAGAAGGGGTGCACGCCTCGGAGTGCTTTTCCTACAGGTGCACCACCCCAGTGCATGAGTCATCACATCACGCAGGAGAGCGCCCAGACACGCCCAGCGGAAGCGCTGTGCCGATCAATCACATCAAGGAGAAGAATCATCAAAATACCCTCTGGCCGAgtcccctgactcgaccaaaggctcgggggctactgtcaggTACCATAACtatggggcaccctaacccAGGGCTAAAGCACCCTGAACACGCGCAAAACAGGATTTGGCACCTGGGCCAGATCCTTCCCAAATTCGGACGCCCAAAGCCTCTTCAAGTACGGGAAGCCCAAGTCACGCTCGGCCCACGGTCCGGCACCACGATACGGCCCCTCTGAGCCTCGCTAGCCATGgagccacctcctcctcgctcgagggtcctcCGCCGAGACCCCTCGAAGCGCAAGCAACCTCTGCCTCGGTCGAGGCTCCCTCGATCGAGCCCCCCGCAAGGCCTCGGCACGGGGGGAAACCCCACCTCGCTCGAGACCGCCCTCGGCAGACTAGGGCGGCGGCCCAACCACCCGACGGGACGGGAGGCATTAACTCGCTAACCACCCCACGGCATGGGGCGGGAGTCAGACAGTGCCAGGCGGCGTCAGCTGGCGTCGGCCACTCTGCCACACAGCGGACGTGACCGGCATCTCCTCAACCTGTGCCTGCCACTGTGCCGCTATTCCCGGCACGATATAGTCCTGCGGCGACCTGTGCGGACTTGCCTAACACCTCCCCTGTGCTGCCTACCCCTTGTACTTTTCTCCCTTGCAGGGCCCTCGGCGGACACGGGCAATGACCCTCGAACACAGTATGAGCCTCGACCGAGATCAGGCCGGTGTCTCCGGCGCCCTCGATGACCACCTCATCCGACGTAAGGCACCGCATGCCCAGTAGTCATCGCCACACCGTCCACTGGCGCGATAGGACATTGACATGCCCTGGGCACAGACGGAGGACCCGCAAGGACGATGCTCGTGCCCGACATCACGCTCCGCGACGCTCGGTGACAAGGAAGACCAACTGTTCTCTTCTGGACTGGGGGAGAAGGGACGACCCGTAGATATCCTACACGTGTAACTCTCCtctccttggtctataaaaggaggaggagcaTGCACGGGCACGAGGGACTCTCTCGGACAAACAGACGCTCACACTCCATCGATATCGACACTCGCCTCAACCACACATACACACTCTGGGACTTTGAAGCTTCCCTTCCTCTCCCGCTcaagcttgtaccccctactacgagcacttcgGTGAAAGTAATACAACGCACAcccctctgctggacgtacggcctcactggctggaaccaggataaatccgGTGTCATTGTATatcttcttgcatcaaccatctggagGCAGGGACACGCAGCACATTTACTAGTTGGAGCCGGGCCGCGAGGTCCAAACGCCGACactatcttacccctatttatacaattgaatatccaatctagatcaactcattaactagcctatgtacttccattcgccgctttccctgcggaaatataaatgacacccccgGTATACTCCTAGGTAAAATGCTACCGCTGTATTCCGTGCGCTtccggatttattcgtggttcatgaaatatctGCCACTCCCTAGGCGTCTACGGGCGCCATCGCTGCTCGttcagtggtgacgttggtaggcgccaacaagcatttttggcgccattgccggggaaggcatagATTGAAGTTACATAGGAAAAAGTTATGAACAAGATCGAAATTGGTGTTCGCTTCCTAAAGAGGCTAACTTGACTTTGTTTTTCTGtcttttgttgatatgaaaatagggtagtgtatgaccgatTTCAACTTGCTGCGCCTAAtctagagtcacttttgagaagagCTCGTCCTCGTGTCGTACCTCCTCAGATCTCACTCCCGGCAGCCGAACCATTTATTCAAGCATCGTCAACTTCTCAAGCTATGACCCaaaagacactccgtgattactccgctccgtctgctaaccaggttCCCACCGGGCCTGAGATTAACAGCGGAGGAGAGAATTTTGAAATCAAGACGGGTCTTATCACGATGGTGCAAGTcagccctttctgtggcaaggccaatgaagATGCAagtgctcatctccagcagttcttgtagctctgcagtacttttgttatcaaggaaGAATCTCAGGATGCTATCCGGCTCCATCTGTTTCTGTTCTCTCTTCTAGGGAGGGCGAAACAGTGGTTCTATGCTAACAAGACCGCTGTGGGCacctgggacaaatgtgccaagacgTTCCTCGCGAAGTTTTTTCCGTCGAGCAAGACCAATGCTTTTCGTGGatgaatttcaagtttccagtaggcatcaaatgagtcaattcatGAAGCTTAGTAATTTTATATATTATTCATACTATGTAATGTAATTTTGACACTAAAAATTAGTTCAATGGGCCCTTATCTTCTTGCTCTCCCAGGGGCCCTTGAAATTATAGAGCCGGCCCTGCATGCTACAAGCAAATCATACCATGGCTGGTTCGTGTTCCTTATttgccatctctctctctctcttctgctGTTTTCAGCTTATTAATTTCCATTTATTTTTACACTTCACATGTGTCCAGTCTTTCtggatttttgtttttgttcaaAAACTgatcttctattttttttcctccagAAAAACTCAAATTGTTTTACATAGTTTTCTTAGTTTCATGTACATTTTCATGCGATCAAGAACACATGAGATTATAAGTTAATGACATGTGCAATATATAtacatttttcaaatttttttgcagaAAGTTGTGGCTATACATATATTAAGGTCCCATTCTCCATAAGTTGGTCATGCAAGGCAGAGTGCTGGCTTGAGGCGAAATTAACTTCCATTACTGTCAAGCAACGCAAGTGTACGAAAGGAGGGATCAAGGGCAGGTGTTACTGCCTTTTGTGTCAGAAATAGACGCTTGCATGCCCTCATGCTGTGAAGCCATCACCAACGGAAGAAGAACAAATCAATATTCATGTCTTTTGTTAGCGTGATCTCAGTTCTGTAAAATAGTAGTTAATAATAAATATCTAGATTTGTCTCTGTATGCTTTGCAATGTTAGTGTCTACGATTTTATTGAAATCTTTGGTTCAATAATACTACTATCTGTGAGTTTATTTGCCCGCGGATAAACCTTTAATTTCTCATTGGTTCAGCGTTGTAATGATTCATAATGTGGACGTTTAGGTGGTTGGATAAAAACTATCCACAACCAAGGTATTAAAGTAGTAGAAAATGTCAGCTATATGCTCCCTAATCAGTCTAAGTAACTAGTTGAAATCCACGTGTGTTGCAGCGCAATTATGGGGGAAACAATGTTGTGGATAATTAGCGATAACACAAATGAATGTTGTAGATCTGCACTTATATTTTTGCCGAAACATTTTTTTCTAAGAATATTTAGTTTTTTAGGAGCAATTTATATCTCTATTGAAATTGTTCAGTCAGCTCAAGAAAAATGCGATATAATTAGATCACGATGACTTTACATGAAAAAGAAtaatatagaaaagaaaaaatggctAATCCTTTCCCAACTGGGCTGACCGAAGAGGCCTCGGAATCGCGTGGCGGAGAGGATTCGGCCCAGGAGGAATCCAAGTCGATTCCTACGGTCCTAGTACTACCTGCAGCAACCAGACCTGCACTACtacgccgccatcgccgtcgttCTCCCAGACGGGACGGGATCatcaccggcggcgggggcgccgtcCTTCCTCGGGCGGGTTCCTCTCCGCTCCGCGCATGGCGAGGAGGGCGTTGGCCGCCGTTTGGCCGTTCGTGAAGGGCTGCGCCACCGGCACCGTGCTCGGCATGACCTTCGCCGACCGGTGTGCCTCCGTGGTCGCCGTGGACGGCGCCTCCATGTACCCCACCCTGGACGCCGAACAGGGCGAGCGCGCGCTGGTGGAGAAGCGCTGCCTCTACCGCTACGACCTCTCCCGCGGCGACGTCGTCGTCTTCCGGTtagcacgccgccgctgccgccgcggatTTCTTGGGCGTTTCTTTGCTTCCtgatgttgttgctgttgctgttgctcgTCCAAGGTCGCCGAGGAACCACCGTGAACTGCTTGTGAAGAGGTTGATTGCGCTGCCGGGGGATTGGATCCAGGTCCCGGAGAATCAAGAGATCCGGCAGATCCCgcaggggcactgctgggtagAAGGGGACAATGCCGGCGTCAGCATGGACTCGAGATTCTACGGCCCTGTAAGTTTATTCCCCCACTGCTCTGCTTGCTCGCATGAATTTCTAACCGTACTTCGTGTCAATCTTGCTGGGCACAAATGATTGCGTTATTTAGCTTGGAAAAATTGCAAAGATTGGTTGTGTAATTGCAAAGAAATGCCTTTGTTTATTGTGGCCATTCAGCACCTCGTGGTGACATTGATCTCAGTGCATCTTCAGGAAATTGTTGTCATAGCTTGGGATTGTGAGATTTTACTGCTACTATGGAGCACAAAACATTGTTTCAAATAAAGGGGCGCAGAAACCAAGTTGGTGTCTTGATATTAACTGCTGCTCTTACATCCATGGATCTTTTCCTGACAATGTATGTGCTACAAGATAGTATCAGTGGCTTACTAGGGATGCAAGTGTGTACCCATTAATGTTTTTTGGGTTTCTCATTTTAGTTCATTTTCTCTTCCAAATTAATTACGTAGCATgtcattctagttcattttaacaagttttgggtcgacccaatgACCCAAAAAAGGTGGGACTTGCATCCCTACTTACTTGGTTACCAAATTGGCAATGTTTGCACTCAAAATCAACTAGCCAATTCCTACCTTCATTCCCAGTGATTTTCTTAATACCGAATGCATCATGATCTTAGATTGACATCTTGGTGGATGGAGGCATTTAACAAATATGCTTATGTTGCCTCCTTGGAATAAATGCCAAGCAGAGTTAGGGAACTCATGGCTCAGGGTCATATTTGAACCAATTTTGGTGCGCTAGTGGCATGATCTTCTACAGCCAGTTTGCAGTTCCAAATTAATTGAAAATCCAGGATATCAATTTCTTCCTGAGTTTGTTTTGTCAATAACTAGATTGAAACCTTGAATTTCTCATATCCTAttcattttcattgatgatattttcCCTCAGGCTTTATGATGATATGATATCTTACAAACCTTAATAAATAGAATAAGAGGACAAGTAAATAGAATATGATGATATAT
This sequence is a window from Panicum virgatum strain AP13 chromosome 7K, P.virgatum_v5, whole genome shotgun sequence. Protein-coding genes within it:
- the LOC120639760 gene encoding mitochondrial inner membrane protease subunit 2-like, which gives rise to MARRALAAVWPFVKGCATGTVLGMTFADRCASVVAVDGASMYPTLDAEQGERALVEKRCLYRYDLSRGDVVVFRSPRNHRELLVKRLIALPGDWIQVPENQEIRQIPQGHCWVEGDNAGVSMDSRFYGPVPLGLMQGRVTHVVWPPHRIGRVDRKMPEGRIMPLRPF